Proteins found in one Podarcis muralis chromosome 5, rPodMur119.hap1.1, whole genome shotgun sequence genomic segment:
- the AMPD1 gene encoding AMP deaminase 1 isoform X5 has protein sequence MLGDDSLSHSARVTVEDFEVVCRGLYRALCIREKYMHKSFQRFPKTPSQFLRTIESEVWKPNDDLLPVFSPPVKKDEDPFQSGNLPENLGYHVEMKEGVVYIYADKAAAARGEPKDLPYPNLDVFIDDMNFLLALIAQGPVKTYTHRRLRFLSSKFSVHEMLNEMEELKELKNNPHRDFYNCRKIDTHIHAAACMNQKHLLRFIKKSYRENSERVVYKSKDKTLTLKQLFEQLNLHPYDLTVDSLDVHAGRQTFQRFDKFNAKYNPVGASELRDLYLKSENAINGEYFATIIKEVGSDLEDAKYQYAEPRLSIYGRSPEEWPKLASWFNAHRVYSPNMKWMIQVPRIYDVFRSKNFLPHFGKMLENIFVPIFQATINPQDNKELSVFLRHITGFDSVDDESKHSGHMFSTKSPKPEEWSHEKNPSYTYYVYYMYANIMVLNHLRRERGMNTFLFRPHCGEAGAITHLLAAFMTADNISHGLNLKKSPVLQYLYYLAQIPIAMSPLSNNSLFLEYAKNPLLDFHQKGLMVSLSTDDPMQFHYTKEPLMEEYAIAAQVFKLSTCDMCEIARYSVLQSGLSHEEKLHILGKNYQEEGPQGNDICKTNVAQIRMAYRYETWCYELDLIAEGLKSTE, from the exons ATGCTGGGAGACGACTCTTTATCTCACAGTGCAAGA GTGACAGTGGAGGATTTTGAAGTGGTCTGCAGAGGCCTGTACCGTGCCCTGTGTATCCGGGAGAAGTATATGCACAAATCTTTCCAGCGTTTCCCCAAGACTCCCTCCCAGTTCTTGCGCACTATTGAAAGTGAGGTGTGGAAGCCAAATGACGACCTGCTTCCAG TGTTCTCTCCCCCTGTGAAGAAAGACGAAGATCCCTTCCAGTCTGGCAACTTGCCCGAGAATCTGGGCTACCATGTGGAAATGAAAGAAGGTGTGGTATACATCTATGCTGAcaaagctgctgctgccaggggTGAGCCCAAGGACCTGCCCTACCCTAACCTGGATGTCTTCATTGATGACATGAACTTCCTGCTGGCCCTTATAGCTCAGGGACCTGT CAAAACCTACACACACCGACGCCTTCGGTTCCTCTCCTCCAAGTTCAGTGTGCATGAGATGCTGAATGAGATGGAAGAGCTGAAGGAGCTGAAGAACAACCCCCATCGGGACTTCTATAATTGCCGTAAG ATTGACACGCACATCCATGCTGCAGCTTGCATGAACCAGAAGCACTTGCTGCGATTCATTAAGAAGTCTTACCGGGAAAATTCTGAAAGGGTTGTGTACAAATCCAAGGACAAGACCTTGACGCTCAAGCAGCTTTTTGAGCAGCTCAACCTTCACCCTTATGACCTGACTGTGGACTCCCTTGATGTCCATGCA GGCCGGCAGACCTTCCAGCGCTTTGACAAGTTCAACGCCAAGTATAACCCGGTGGGTGCCAGTGAGCTGCGTGATCTCTACCTCAAGTCTGAAAATGCCATCAATGGTGAATACTTTGCCACCATCATCAAG GAGGTTGGCTCTGACCTGGAGGATGCCAAGTACCAGTATGCAGAGCCACGGCTCTCCATCTATGGGCGTTCACCGGAAGAGTGGCCAAAATTAGCCAGCTGGTTCAACGCACACCGTGTTTATTCACCCAATATGAAGTGGATGATCCAAGTGCCCAGAATCTA TGATGTGTTCAGGTCAAAGAACTTTTTGCCACACTTTGGGAAGATGCTGGAgaacatttttgtgccaatatTTCAGGCGACAATCAACCCACAGGACAACAAGGAGCTGAGTGTGTTTCTGCGCCAT ATTACTGGTTTTGACAGTGTGGATGATGAGTCCAAGCAcagtggacacatgttcagcacCAAGAGCCCCAAGCCGGAGGAGTGGTCCCATGAGAAGAACCCCTCCTATACATACTATGTGTACTACATGTATGCCAACATCATGGTCCTCAATCATCTCCGACG GGAACGCGGAATGAACACTTTTCTGTTTCGTCCTCACTGTGGAGAAGCTGGTGCTATCACCCACCTGCTGGCTGCCTTCATGACTGCAGATAATATCTCCCATGGTCTGAACCTCAAGAAG AGTCCTGTGCTGCAGTATCTGTACTACCTGGCCCAGATCCCCATTGCCATGTCCCCACTCAGCAACAATAGCCTCTTCCTAGAATATGCCAAGAACCCACTTCTTGATTTCCACCAGAAGGGCTTAATGGTGTCTCTATCCACTGATGACCCTATGCAGTTCCACTACACCAAG GAGCCTCTCATGGAAGAATATGCCATTGCTGCCCAGGTCTTCAAGCTCAGCACCTGTGACATGTGTGAGATTGCACGCTACAGTGTTCTGCAATCTGGCTTGTCTCATGAG GAAAAGCTCCATATTCTGGGAAAGAATTACCAAGAAGAGGGGCCTCAGGGCAATGACATCTGCAAGACCAACGTGGCTCAGATCCGCATGGCCTACCGCTATGAGACATGGTGCTATGAGCTCGATCTTATAGCCGAAGGGCTGAAAAGTACTGAATAG
- the AMPD1 gene encoding AMP deaminase 1 isoform X4 encodes MRTGLRNGSCSHPEVTVEDFEVVCRGLYRALCIREKYMHKSFQRFPKTPSQFLRTIESEVWKPNDDLLPVFSPPVKKDEDPFQSGNLPENLGYHVEMKEGVVYIYADKAAAARGEPKDLPYPNLDVFIDDMNFLLALIAQGPVKTYTHRRLRFLSSKFSVHEMLNEMEELKELKNNPHRDFYNCRKIDTHIHAAACMNQKHLLRFIKKSYRENSERVVYKSKDKTLTLKQLFEQLNLHPYDLTVDSLDVHAGRQTFQRFDKFNAKYNPVGASELRDLYLKSENAINGEYFATIIKEVGSDLEDAKYQYAEPRLSIYGRSPEEWPKLASWFNAHRVYSPNMKWMIQVPRIYDVFRSKNFLPHFGKMLENIFVPIFQATINPQDNKELSVFLRHITGFDSVDDESKHSGHMFSTKSPKPEEWSHEKNPSYTYYVYYMYANIMVLNHLRRERGMNTFLFRPHCGEAGAITHLLAAFMTADNISHGLNLKKSPVLQYLYYLAQIPIAMSPLSNNSLFLEYAKNPLLDFHQKGLMVSLSTDDPMQFHYTKEPLMEEYAIAAQVFKLSTCDMCEIARYSVLQSGLSHEEKLHILGKNYQEEGPQGNDICKTNVAQIRMAYRYETWCYELDLIAEGLKSTE; translated from the exons GTGACAGTGGAGGATTTTGAAGTGGTCTGCAGAGGCCTGTACCGTGCCCTGTGTATCCGGGAGAAGTATATGCACAAATCTTTCCAGCGTTTCCCCAAGACTCCCTCCCAGTTCTTGCGCACTATTGAAAGTGAGGTGTGGAAGCCAAATGACGACCTGCTTCCAG TGTTCTCTCCCCCTGTGAAGAAAGACGAAGATCCCTTCCAGTCTGGCAACTTGCCCGAGAATCTGGGCTACCATGTGGAAATGAAAGAAGGTGTGGTATACATCTATGCTGAcaaagctgctgctgccaggggTGAGCCCAAGGACCTGCCCTACCCTAACCTGGATGTCTTCATTGATGACATGAACTTCCTGCTGGCCCTTATAGCTCAGGGACCTGT CAAAACCTACACACACCGACGCCTTCGGTTCCTCTCCTCCAAGTTCAGTGTGCATGAGATGCTGAATGAGATGGAAGAGCTGAAGGAGCTGAAGAACAACCCCCATCGGGACTTCTATAATTGCCGTAAG ATTGACACGCACATCCATGCTGCAGCTTGCATGAACCAGAAGCACTTGCTGCGATTCATTAAGAAGTCTTACCGGGAAAATTCTGAAAGGGTTGTGTACAAATCCAAGGACAAGACCTTGACGCTCAAGCAGCTTTTTGAGCAGCTCAACCTTCACCCTTATGACCTGACTGTGGACTCCCTTGATGTCCATGCA GGCCGGCAGACCTTCCAGCGCTTTGACAAGTTCAACGCCAAGTATAACCCGGTGGGTGCCAGTGAGCTGCGTGATCTCTACCTCAAGTCTGAAAATGCCATCAATGGTGAATACTTTGCCACCATCATCAAG GAGGTTGGCTCTGACCTGGAGGATGCCAAGTACCAGTATGCAGAGCCACGGCTCTCCATCTATGGGCGTTCACCGGAAGAGTGGCCAAAATTAGCCAGCTGGTTCAACGCACACCGTGTTTATTCACCCAATATGAAGTGGATGATCCAAGTGCCCAGAATCTA TGATGTGTTCAGGTCAAAGAACTTTTTGCCACACTTTGGGAAGATGCTGGAgaacatttttgtgccaatatTTCAGGCGACAATCAACCCACAGGACAACAAGGAGCTGAGTGTGTTTCTGCGCCAT ATTACTGGTTTTGACAGTGTGGATGATGAGTCCAAGCAcagtggacacatgttcagcacCAAGAGCCCCAAGCCGGAGGAGTGGTCCCATGAGAAGAACCCCTCCTATACATACTATGTGTACTACATGTATGCCAACATCATGGTCCTCAATCATCTCCGACG GGAACGCGGAATGAACACTTTTCTGTTTCGTCCTCACTGTGGAGAAGCTGGTGCTATCACCCACCTGCTGGCTGCCTTCATGACTGCAGATAATATCTCCCATGGTCTGAACCTCAAGAAG AGTCCTGTGCTGCAGTATCTGTACTACCTGGCCCAGATCCCCATTGCCATGTCCCCACTCAGCAACAATAGCCTCTTCCTAGAATATGCCAAGAACCCACTTCTTGATTTCCACCAGAAGGGCTTAATGGTGTCTCTATCCACTGATGACCCTATGCAGTTCCACTACACCAAG GAGCCTCTCATGGAAGAATATGCCATTGCTGCCCAGGTCTTCAAGCTCAGCACCTGTGACATGTGTGAGATTGCACGCTACAGTGTTCTGCAATCTGGCTTGTCTCATGAG GAAAAGCTCCATATTCTGGGAAAGAATTACCAAGAAGAGGGGCCTCAGGGCAATGACATCTGCAAGACCAACGTGGCTCAGATCCGCATGGCCTACCGCTATGAGACATGGTGCTATGAGCTCGATCTTATAGCCGAAGGGCTGAAAAGTACTGAATAG
- the AMPD1 gene encoding AMP deaminase 1 isoform X3 has protein sequence MLKGKSLFSSEKCWKVTVEDFEVVCRGLYRALCIREKYMHKSFQRFPKTPSQFLRTIESEVWKPNDDLLPVFSPPVKKDEDPFQSGNLPENLGYHVEMKEGVVYIYADKAAAARGEPKDLPYPNLDVFIDDMNFLLALIAQGPVKTYTHRRLRFLSSKFSVHEMLNEMEELKELKNNPHRDFYNCRKIDTHIHAAACMNQKHLLRFIKKSYRENSERVVYKSKDKTLTLKQLFEQLNLHPYDLTVDSLDVHAGRQTFQRFDKFNAKYNPVGASELRDLYLKSENAINGEYFATIIKEVGSDLEDAKYQYAEPRLSIYGRSPEEWPKLASWFNAHRVYSPNMKWMIQVPRIYDVFRSKNFLPHFGKMLENIFVPIFQATINPQDNKELSVFLRHITGFDSVDDESKHSGHMFSTKSPKPEEWSHEKNPSYTYYVYYMYANIMVLNHLRRERGMNTFLFRPHCGEAGAITHLLAAFMTADNISHGLNLKKSPVLQYLYYLAQIPIAMSPLSNNSLFLEYAKNPLLDFHQKGLMVSLSTDDPMQFHYTKEPLMEEYAIAAQVFKLSTCDMCEIARYSVLQSGLSHEEKLHILGKNYQEEGPQGNDICKTNVAQIRMAYRYETWCYELDLIAEGLKSTE, from the exons atgttgaaggggaagtctctattttcatcagagaaatgttggaag GTGACAGTGGAGGATTTTGAAGTGGTCTGCAGAGGCCTGTACCGTGCCCTGTGTATCCGGGAGAAGTATATGCACAAATCTTTCCAGCGTTTCCCCAAGACTCCCTCCCAGTTCTTGCGCACTATTGAAAGTGAGGTGTGGAAGCCAAATGACGACCTGCTTCCAG TGTTCTCTCCCCCTGTGAAGAAAGACGAAGATCCCTTCCAGTCTGGCAACTTGCCCGAGAATCTGGGCTACCATGTGGAAATGAAAGAAGGTGTGGTATACATCTATGCTGAcaaagctgctgctgccaggggTGAGCCCAAGGACCTGCCCTACCCTAACCTGGATGTCTTCATTGATGACATGAACTTCCTGCTGGCCCTTATAGCTCAGGGACCTGT CAAAACCTACACACACCGACGCCTTCGGTTCCTCTCCTCCAAGTTCAGTGTGCATGAGATGCTGAATGAGATGGAAGAGCTGAAGGAGCTGAAGAACAACCCCCATCGGGACTTCTATAATTGCCGTAAG ATTGACACGCACATCCATGCTGCAGCTTGCATGAACCAGAAGCACTTGCTGCGATTCATTAAGAAGTCTTACCGGGAAAATTCTGAAAGGGTTGTGTACAAATCCAAGGACAAGACCTTGACGCTCAAGCAGCTTTTTGAGCAGCTCAACCTTCACCCTTATGACCTGACTGTGGACTCCCTTGATGTCCATGCA GGCCGGCAGACCTTCCAGCGCTTTGACAAGTTCAACGCCAAGTATAACCCGGTGGGTGCCAGTGAGCTGCGTGATCTCTACCTCAAGTCTGAAAATGCCATCAATGGTGAATACTTTGCCACCATCATCAAG GAGGTTGGCTCTGACCTGGAGGATGCCAAGTACCAGTATGCAGAGCCACGGCTCTCCATCTATGGGCGTTCACCGGAAGAGTGGCCAAAATTAGCCAGCTGGTTCAACGCACACCGTGTTTATTCACCCAATATGAAGTGGATGATCCAAGTGCCCAGAATCTA TGATGTGTTCAGGTCAAAGAACTTTTTGCCACACTTTGGGAAGATGCTGGAgaacatttttgtgccaatatTTCAGGCGACAATCAACCCACAGGACAACAAGGAGCTGAGTGTGTTTCTGCGCCAT ATTACTGGTTTTGACAGTGTGGATGATGAGTCCAAGCAcagtggacacatgttcagcacCAAGAGCCCCAAGCCGGAGGAGTGGTCCCATGAGAAGAACCCCTCCTATACATACTATGTGTACTACATGTATGCCAACATCATGGTCCTCAATCATCTCCGACG GGAACGCGGAATGAACACTTTTCTGTTTCGTCCTCACTGTGGAGAAGCTGGTGCTATCACCCACCTGCTGGCTGCCTTCATGACTGCAGATAATATCTCCCATGGTCTGAACCTCAAGAAG AGTCCTGTGCTGCAGTATCTGTACTACCTGGCCCAGATCCCCATTGCCATGTCCCCACTCAGCAACAATAGCCTCTTCCTAGAATATGCCAAGAACCCACTTCTTGATTTCCACCAGAAGGGCTTAATGGTGTCTCTATCCACTGATGACCCTATGCAGTTCCACTACACCAAG GAGCCTCTCATGGAAGAATATGCCATTGCTGCCCAGGTCTTCAAGCTCAGCACCTGTGACATGTGTGAGATTGCACGCTACAGTGTTCTGCAATCTGGCTTGTCTCATGAG GAAAAGCTCCATATTCTGGGAAAGAATTACCAAGAAGAGGGGCCTCAGGGCAATGACATCTGCAAGACCAACGTGGCTCAGATCCGCATGGCCTACCGCTATGAGACATGGTGCTATGAGCTCGATCTTATAGCCGAAGGGCTGAAAAGTACTGAATAG
- the AMPD1 gene encoding AMP deaminase 1 isoform X6: MHKSFQRFPKTPSQFLRTIESEVWKPNDDLLPVFSPPVKKDEDPFQSGNLPENLGYHVEMKEGVVYIYADKAAAARGEPKDLPYPNLDVFIDDMNFLLALIAQGPVKTYTHRRLRFLSSKFSVHEMLNEMEELKELKNNPHRDFYNCRKIDTHIHAAACMNQKHLLRFIKKSYRENSERVVYKSKDKTLTLKQLFEQLNLHPYDLTVDSLDVHAGRQTFQRFDKFNAKYNPVGASELRDLYLKSENAINGEYFATIIKEVGSDLEDAKYQYAEPRLSIYGRSPEEWPKLASWFNAHRVYSPNMKWMIQVPRIYDVFRSKNFLPHFGKMLENIFVPIFQATINPQDNKELSVFLRHITGFDSVDDESKHSGHMFSTKSPKPEEWSHEKNPSYTYYVYYMYANIMVLNHLRRERGMNTFLFRPHCGEAGAITHLLAAFMTADNISHGLNLKKSPVLQYLYYLAQIPIAMSPLSNNSLFLEYAKNPLLDFHQKGLMVSLSTDDPMQFHYTKEPLMEEYAIAAQVFKLSTCDMCEIARYSVLQSGLSHEEKLHILGKNYQEEGPQGNDICKTNVAQIRMAYRYETWCYELDLIAEGLKSTE, translated from the exons ATGCACAAATCTTTCCAGCGTTTCCCCAAGACTCCCTCCCAGTTCTTGCGCACTATTGAAAGTGAGGTGTGGAAGCCAAATGACGACCTGCTTCCAG TGTTCTCTCCCCCTGTGAAGAAAGACGAAGATCCCTTCCAGTCTGGCAACTTGCCCGAGAATCTGGGCTACCATGTGGAAATGAAAGAAGGTGTGGTATACATCTATGCTGAcaaagctgctgctgccaggggTGAGCCCAAGGACCTGCCCTACCCTAACCTGGATGTCTTCATTGATGACATGAACTTCCTGCTGGCCCTTATAGCTCAGGGACCTGT CAAAACCTACACACACCGACGCCTTCGGTTCCTCTCCTCCAAGTTCAGTGTGCATGAGATGCTGAATGAGATGGAAGAGCTGAAGGAGCTGAAGAACAACCCCCATCGGGACTTCTATAATTGCCGTAAG ATTGACACGCACATCCATGCTGCAGCTTGCATGAACCAGAAGCACTTGCTGCGATTCATTAAGAAGTCTTACCGGGAAAATTCTGAAAGGGTTGTGTACAAATCCAAGGACAAGACCTTGACGCTCAAGCAGCTTTTTGAGCAGCTCAACCTTCACCCTTATGACCTGACTGTGGACTCCCTTGATGTCCATGCA GGCCGGCAGACCTTCCAGCGCTTTGACAAGTTCAACGCCAAGTATAACCCGGTGGGTGCCAGTGAGCTGCGTGATCTCTACCTCAAGTCTGAAAATGCCATCAATGGTGAATACTTTGCCACCATCATCAAG GAGGTTGGCTCTGACCTGGAGGATGCCAAGTACCAGTATGCAGAGCCACGGCTCTCCATCTATGGGCGTTCACCGGAAGAGTGGCCAAAATTAGCCAGCTGGTTCAACGCACACCGTGTTTATTCACCCAATATGAAGTGGATGATCCAAGTGCCCAGAATCTA TGATGTGTTCAGGTCAAAGAACTTTTTGCCACACTTTGGGAAGATGCTGGAgaacatttttgtgccaatatTTCAGGCGACAATCAACCCACAGGACAACAAGGAGCTGAGTGTGTTTCTGCGCCAT ATTACTGGTTTTGACAGTGTGGATGATGAGTCCAAGCAcagtggacacatgttcagcacCAAGAGCCCCAAGCCGGAGGAGTGGTCCCATGAGAAGAACCCCTCCTATACATACTATGTGTACTACATGTATGCCAACATCATGGTCCTCAATCATCTCCGACG GGAACGCGGAATGAACACTTTTCTGTTTCGTCCTCACTGTGGAGAAGCTGGTGCTATCACCCACCTGCTGGCTGCCTTCATGACTGCAGATAATATCTCCCATGGTCTGAACCTCAAGAAG AGTCCTGTGCTGCAGTATCTGTACTACCTGGCCCAGATCCCCATTGCCATGTCCCCACTCAGCAACAATAGCCTCTTCCTAGAATATGCCAAGAACCCACTTCTTGATTTCCACCAGAAGGGCTTAATGGTGTCTCTATCCACTGATGACCCTATGCAGTTCCACTACACCAAG GAGCCTCTCATGGAAGAATATGCCATTGCTGCCCAGGTCTTCAAGCTCAGCACCTGTGACATGTGTGAGATTGCACGCTACAGTGTTCTGCAATCTGGCTTGTCTCATGAG GAAAAGCTCCATATTCTGGGAAAGAATTACCAAGAAGAGGGGCCTCAGGGCAATGACATCTGCAAGACCAACGTGGCTCAGATCCGCATGGCCTACCGCTATGAGACATGGTGCTATGAGCTCGATCTTATAGCCGAAGGGCTGAAAAGTACTGAATAG